The Ralstonia pickettii DTP0602 genome segment GCCGCCATCCTGAGCATCCCCGCCGGCGATATCGAGCCTTTCCTGATCCGCCCGCTGGTGGTCGACGAAGGCACGCTCGCCACCTCCGCACGCATCGTCGCGGTGCCCGAGTCGCGCGTGTACCTGGGCCGCGACGACAATGCCTACGCGCGCGGCATCGCCGTCGACGCGCCGCCGGGCAGCGACTGGCAGGCCTATCGCCCGGTCACCCCGGTGCGCGACCCCGTCACCAACGCCGTGCTCGGCTACGAAGCCGAGTACGAAGGCAACGCCCGCCTGGCGCGCGGTGCGCAGGGCCCGGACGCGGTGTCGACGCTGCAGGTCACCCAGGCCCAGCAGGAGATGGGGGTGGGCACGATGCTGATGCCGCAGCCCGCGCGCGAGGCGGTGCGCTACGTGCCGCACGCGCCCGACGCCGAGGTCGACGGCCGCGTCGCCAAGGTCTTCGGCGGCGTGCAGTACGGCGGCGCCAAGCAGGTGGTGGTGCTCAACGTCGGCAGCAAGGCGGGTCTCGAACCCGGGCAGGTGCTGGCGTTGTCGCGCGCCGGCGAGATCGTGCACGACAAGACCGACAGCAACCGCAACATCCGCCTGCCGGACGAACGCTACGGGCTGGCCTTTGTCTTCCGCGTGTTCCCTGGCGTGGCGTACGCGCTGGTGACCGACGCCTCCAACGTGATCGCGGTGGGCGATCGCGCCACCTCGCCACGCTGAGCCGGCCTTGCTCGCAACCTGGCTGGCGGCCGCCGCTGCTCCAGGCGACGCCGCCGCCGGTCCGGGGCGGCGCGACAGCACGCGCGACCCCGATGACGTGATGGCGTGGCTGCGGCTGGCCTGCGCGCCCGGGGTCGGCCCGGTGGCCGCGCGCCTGCTGCTGGCCGCGTTCGGGCTGCCGCAGCAAGTGCTGGCGCAGAGCGTCGAGGCGCTGTCCTCGG includes the following:
- a CDS encoding peptigoglycan-binding protein LysM, with the protein product MRDLTKEHQAASGRRLHAFTLLLLSAAGLTAAASLPALAADLTVTPAQQAEAQRTAQQGIPVSELAPSAPSQYTVRTGDTLWGISGRYLRQPWRWPELWGMNQQQIRNPHLIYPGQILYLIQRDGRAWLSTTPGGSGTVHLSPRTRGGDADSAAILSIPAGDIEPFLIRPLVVDEGTLATSARIVAVPESRVYLGRDDNAYARGIAVDAPPGSDWQAYRPVTPVRDPVTNAVLGYEAEYEGNARLARGAQGPDAVSTLQVTQAQQEMGVGTMLMPQPAREAVRYVPHAPDAEVDGRVAKVFGGVQYGGAKQVVVLNVGSKAGLEPGQVLALSRAGEIVHDKTDSNRNIRLPDERYGLAFVFRVFPGVAYALVTDASNVIAVGDRATSPR